From Pararhodobacter zhoushanensis, the proteins below share one genomic window:
- a CDS encoding nicotinate-nucleotide adenylyltransferase — MGKPWAAPGQVIGLLGGSFDPPHEGHAHLTLEALKRLGLDQIWWMVSPGNPIKPNPPAPLAQRMAAARALMQHPRVKITDLEAGFGTRATADTLKALQKAYPLLRFVWLMGADNLASFHTWDRWPEIMARVPVAVLARPGQRLRALTSPTAQTFRKWRVPTRDAKHLAHKGPPAWVYLDMPMRHDSSTALRARRADR; from the coding sequence ATGGGCAAACCCTGGGCCGCGCCCGGACAGGTGATCGGATTGCTCGGCGGATCGTTTGATCCGCCGCATGAAGGGCATGCGCACCTGACGCTGGAGGCTCTCAAGCGGCTGGGGCTGGATCAGATCTGGTGGATGGTGAGCCCGGGCAACCCGATCAAGCCCAACCCTCCGGCGCCGCTGGCACAGCGCATGGCGGCTGCGCGCGCGCTGATGCAGCATCCGCGCGTGAAAATCACCGATCTTGAGGCCGGATTTGGCACGCGGGCGACGGCGGACACGCTGAAAGCGCTGCAAAAGGCCTATCCGCTGTTGCGTTTTGTCTGGCTGATGGGCGCGGACAATCTGGCCAGTTTTCACACCTGGGACCGCTGGCCCGAGATCATGGCACGGGTTCCGGTGGCCGTGCTGGCGCGCCCCGGGCAACGGCTGCGCGCGCTGACCTCACCGACGGCGCAGACGTTTCGCAAGTGGCGGGTGCCCACGCGCGATGCAAAACACCTTGCCCACAAGGGGCCACCGGCATGGGTTTACCTGGACATGCCGATGCGGCATGACTCGTCTACGGCCTTGCGGGCGAGGCGGGCGGACCGGTAA
- a CDS encoding DUF4336 domain-containing protein, whose translation MSRPTGYEPLNTLKPVAPDLWIVDGPIIRFYGLPFPTRMTVIRLPEGGLWVHSPIAPDPGLMAEIQALGPVAHLVAPNWIHYASVGAWQGLFPQARTWAAPGVAERAASRDVAIRVDETVGDGAPDDWGGGIEARVVPGSSVHHEAVFFHRASKTLILTDLIENFERRAVPVWVVPVLMMAGNLDPDGGAPRDMRATFRKGRAAARSAVEWMIAQQPERVVLAHGRWYERDAVAELRRAFRWLLDRD comes from the coding sequence ATGTCACGCCCCACTGGCTATGAGCCGCTCAACACGCTGAAACCCGTCGCGCCCGATCTGTGGATCGTCGATGGCCCGATCATCCGCTTCTATGGCCTGCCGTTTCCGACCCGGATGACGGTGATCCGCCTGCCGGAAGGCGGGTTGTGGGTGCATTCCCCGATTGCGCCCGACCCCGGTCTGATGGCCGAGATACAGGCGCTGGGCCCGGTCGCGCATCTGGTTGCGCCGAACTGGATTCATTACGCCTCGGTCGGGGCGTGGCAGGGGCTGTTCCCGCAGGCGCGGACATGGGCGGCACCCGGCGTGGCCGAGCGCGCGGCCTCGCGCGATGTGGCGATCCGCGTTGACGAGACGGTGGGCGATGGCGCGCCCGACGACTGGGGCGGGGGGATCGAGGCGCGGGTCGTGCCGGGCAGCAGCGTTCACCACGAGGCGGTGTTCTTTCACCGTGCCAGCAAGACCCTGATCCTGACGGACCTGATCGAGAATTTCGAGCGTCGCGCGGTGCCGGTCTGGGTGGTGCCGGTGCTGATGATGGCGGGGAACCTCGACCCCGACGGCGGAGCCCCGCGCGACATGCGGGCGACGTTCCGCAAGGGGCGGGCGGCGGCACGCAGCGCGGTGGAATGGATGATCGCGCAGCAGCCCGAGCGCGTCGTGCTGGCGCATGGGCGTTGGTATGAGCGTGACGCGGTGGCCGAGTTGCGCCGCGCGTTCCGCTGGCTGCTGGACCGCGATTAA
- the dacB gene encoding D-alanyl-D-alanine carboxypeptidase/D-alanyl-D-alanine endopeptidase, translated as MFCDRTELSRRALLAGAFASLAVPAMASAPTRSPRPPARPAPGHIAALSGEPAALVAPSGSLSSLIERANLSGETAMVALDAETGAVIEEHRADLRMPPASTAKAVTTLYALQTLGAEYRFITRVESRGGAIANGTLSGDLVLRGGGDPTLQTAELARLADELIERGLRRIDGRFLVDDSALPDVHQIDNGQPVPAGYNPAIGGLNLNFNRVYFGWEVANGRAALSMDARSNTEVPGVSMIDIEAVARSMPVYTHDVRGEREHWTVAANALGTPGSRWLPVRRPGAYAGDVFRALLAARGCQLPEPRRATVAPGQVLAEHRSDPLTSILREMLRYSTNITAECVGMTASQRLGPGVQALAPSASRMNGWIRERYGAAGLGLLDHSGLSEGSRIAPRTMAQYLLAARREGVLPGLLREHPLRDANGREIASHPVEVRAKTGTLNFVSALAGYAQLRGGRAVVFSIVSADLPRRAALSDDTRERPVGARSWSGRARALQQDVIERWSAMHS; from the coding sequence ATGTTTTGCGACCGAACCGAGTTGAGCCGCCGGGCCCTTTTGGCCGGTGCTTTCGCCAGCCTGGCGGTGCCCGCCATGGCCTCGGCGCCGACACGCTCACCCCGCCCACCCGCGCGGCCTGCACCGGGGCATATCGCGGCGCTGTCGGGAGAACCTGCGGCGCTGGTCGCCCCCAGCGGTTCGCTGTCATCGCTGATCGAGCGCGCCAATCTGAGCGGAGAGACCGCGATGGTCGCGCTGGACGCCGAGACGGGGGCGGTGATCGAAGAACACCGCGCGGATCTGCGCATGCCCCCGGCGAGCACGGCCAAAGCGGTCACGACACTCTACGCGCTACAGACGCTGGGGGCTGAATATCGGTTCATCACGCGGGTCGAGTCGCGGGGCGGGGCGATCGCCAATGGCACGCTGAGCGGTGATCTGGTGCTGCGCGGCGGCGGCGATCCGACGTTGCAGACCGCCGAACTGGCGCGGCTGGCCGATGAGCTGATCGAGCGGGGCCTGCGCCGGATTGACGGTCGGTTTCTGGTCGATGACAGTGCCTTGCCCGACGTTCACCAGATCGACAACGGCCAGCCTGTGCCTGCTGGCTATAACCCTGCAATCGGCGGCCTGAACCTGAATTTCAACCGCGTCTATTTCGGCTGGGAGGTCGCCAATGGCCGCGCCGCGCTGTCGATGGACGCGCGCTCGAACACCGAAGTGCCGGGCGTATCGATGATCGATATCGAGGCCGTCGCGCGCAGCATGCCGGTCTATACCCATGACGTGCGCGGCGAGCGCGAGCACTGGACTGTTGCCGCCAATGCACTGGGGACACCGGGGTCGCGATGGTTGCCGGTGCGCCGACCCGGCGCCTATGCGGGCGACGTTTTTCGCGCCTTGCTGGCGGCGCGAGGCTGCCAACTGCCCGAGCCGCGCCGTGCCACGGTCGCGCCGGGGCAGGTTCTGGCCGAGCATCGTTCGGACCCATTGACCAGCATCCTGCGCGAGATGTTGCGGTATTCCACTAACATCACCGCTGAATGTGTCGGGATGACGGCCTCGCAGCGGCTTGGCCCGGGGGTGCAGGCGCTGGCCCCGTCGGCGTCGCGGATGAACGGATGGATCCGCGAACGCTATGGGGCTGCGGGCCTTGGGTTGCTGGATCATTCCGGCCTGTCCGAAGGATCACGCATCGCGCCCCGGACGATGGCCCAGTATCTGCTGGCAGCCCGGCGGGAAGGCGTGTTGCCCGGTCTGCTGCGAGAGCATCCGTTGCGCGACGCCAATGGTCGGGAAATAGCCTCGCACCCGGTTGAGGTGCGCGCCAAGACCGGGACGCTGAATTTCGTCTCGGCACTGGCGGGCTACGCGCAGTTGCGCGGCGGGCGGGCGGTGGTGTTCTCCATCGTCAGCGCCGATCTGCCGCGCCGGGCTGCCTTGAGCGATGACACGCGTGAGCGTCCGGTTGGCGCGCGGTCGTGGTCCGGTCGGGCGCGGGCATTGCAGCAGGATGTGATCGAGCGTTGGTCGGCGATGCACAGCTGA
- a CDS encoding DUF4864 domain-containing protein has translation MRHLLLSALLAAGFAGGLQAQESRPVPDLITAQIDAFRAQDFDTAFGYASDSLRRMFGSPESFGRMVTQGYPMVLDPAEVRFLGLSERAGLQVQRVLIRDQAGRSYLLEYTMIGEGEALRISAVRLLPDTGTGV, from the coding sequence ATGCGACATCTGCTTTTGTCCGCGCTCCTCGCCGCCGGTTTTGCCGGGGGCCTGCAGGCGCAAGAGAGCCGACCTGTTCCCGACCTCATCACCGCGCAGATCGATGCGTTCCGCGCGCAGGATTTCGACACGGCCTTTGGCTATGCCTCGGATAGTCTGCGCCGGATGTTCGGCTCGCCCGAGAGTTTCGGCCGCATGGTCACGCAGGGCTATCCGATGGTGCTGGACCCGGCCGAGGTGCGGTTTCTGGGTCTGTCCGAGCGGGCGGGCCTGCAGGTGCAGCGCGTGCTGATCCGTGATCAGGCGGGGCGCTCGTACCTGCTGGAATACACGATGATCGGTGAGGGCGAGGCGCTGCGCATCTCGGCCGTGCGGCTGTTGCCCGACACCGGGACCGGCGTCTGA
- a CDS encoding tellurite resistance TerB family protein, translated as MTDAAPSLTPQDALVALMLTVSVSDGAIRTEELLAIEQVVNSLPVFAGYDPDRIKIVAQSVFELMEVEDGLDALFGLVRDTLPERLFETAYALACDIAASDGALKQAELRLLEEMRDELAIDRLHAAAIERGARARFAHP; from the coding sequence ATGACCGACGCTGCCCCTTCCCTGACGCCGCAAGATGCGCTCGTCGCCCTGATGCTGACGGTGTCGGTCTCTGACGGTGCGATCCGCACCGAAGAGCTGCTGGCCATAGAGCAGGTGGTCAACTCGCTGCCGGTCTTTGCTGGCTATGACCCTGACCGTATCAAAATCGTCGCGCAATCGGTGTTCGAACTGATGGAGGTCGAAGACGGCCTTGACGCCCTGTTCGGTCTGGTGCGCGACACGCTGCCCGAACGGCTGTTCGAGACCGCTTATGCGCTAGCCTGCGATATTGCCGCCTCGGACGGTGCGCTCAAACAGGCCGAGCTGCGCCTGCTGGAGGAAATGCGCGACGAGCTGGCCATCGACCGCCTGCACGCCGCCGCGATCGAGCGCGGCGCGCGCGCCCGCTTCGCGCACCCTTAA
- a CDS encoding glycosyl hydrolase family 28-related protein — translation MNKAVTEGLILMPPPFADGLNVWSSGDGTPGSPTYDGAANAAFVPSDPDFEGCLELLKTSTTQKLRWKGETPVINGLYLRVTARVKAMSGALPSVRIAGFAANGSDGAVSGVTLNGPSVTLTTYGEIVEVSAIIATAARGGVDMAWAGVDHGHVGLDLTGANGGVVRIDDITIEDVTSYWLRDMMDWVDVRDYGAVGNGVADDYDAFVAAANAAQASGRELLVSAGAYYIGQTLTIEVPVRFQGRLSMPADARLQLTKNFDFPSYAAAFNSEGLGLRKGLQALFFYTDHDTFDLMGRRVQLDAPIDLAATTGLNYYAIRRVLRNGLIEASDGAAWNTQVSYSQGTYSTGQQSQLTNVTNIANIPVGARVEGSGVGREVYVKARNVSAQSLTLSQPLYNAQGTQNYTFRKFQHMLDMSGFGTLERFEIDSVEFQCRGICSALSLSTDGPIFTVRDCTFNKPKDKAITSIGRGCQGMLVDRCTFLSSESPERAQDRVSVAINVNANDVKLRSNLVQRFGKFAVMAGTYHLIQGNHFYHGDNEQNAVRQAGIVLTYPNTVTSITGNYVDNTFFEHTNEHDATPNWNGEYSFGGLSVTNNVFLVSNVISSFRFIVVKPYGIGHFLSGQVVTGNVFRTVNATPSRADGVNTTYADLDYSRFRNVIWQQNTYNGIDTQTESPLVLRHDQSSAAASWTISTGGKLPYDGWARTVSSIVMEGQANGSSNDVRTSWPYVVPQQGSNRNQVRLTWPSATRGRVVVTVRGDNPL, via the coding sequence ATGAACAAGGCAGTGACCGAGGGGCTGATCCTGATGCCTCCGCCCTTCGCCGATGGGTTGAATGTGTGGTCAAGCGGCGATGGCACGCCCGGCTCGCCCACGTATGACGGCGCAGCGAATGCGGCCTTTGTGCCGTCGGACCCGGATTTTGAGGGCTGTCTGGAGCTGCTCAAGACCTCGACCACGCAAAAGTTGCGCTGGAAAGGTGAGACGCCGGTGATCAACGGCCTGTATCTGCGGGTCACGGCGCGGGTCAAGGCGATGTCGGGGGCGCTGCCGTCGGTGCGCATCGCAGGCTTTGCCGCCAATGGCAGCGACGGGGCGGTTTCGGGCGTAACGCTCAACGGGCCCAGCGTGACACTGACTACCTATGGCGAGATCGTCGAGGTCAGCGCGATCATCGCCACCGCCGCGCGTGGCGGTGTGGATATGGCTTGGGCCGGGGTGGATCACGGCCATGTCGGGCTGGATCTGACCGGGGCGAATGGCGGTGTGGTGCGGATTGACGACATCACCATCGAGGATGTCACCAGCTACTGGCTGCGCGACATGATGGATTGGGTCGACGTGCGCGACTATGGCGCGGTCGGGAATGGCGTGGCCGATGACTACGACGCCTTTGTCGCCGCTGCCAATGCGGCGCAGGCCTCGGGGCGAGAGCTGCTGGTCTCGGCGGGGGCCTATTACATCGGGCAGACCCTGACGATCGAGGTTCCGGTGCGGTTTCAGGGGCGTTTGTCGATGCCCGCGGACGCGCGGCTGCAACTGACCAAGAACTTCGATTTCCCGTCCTATGCGGCGGCGTTCAACAGTGAAGGGCTGGGCCTGCGCAAGGGGTTGCAGGCGCTGTTCTTCTACACGGACCACGACACGTTCGACCTGATGGGCCGCCGCGTGCAGCTGGATGCGCCGATTGATCTGGCCGCAACGACGGGCCTGAACTACTACGCAATCCGCCGGGTGCTGCGCAACGGGTTGATCGAGGCCAGCGATGGCGCGGCGTGGAATACGCAGGTTTCCTATTCGCAGGGCACCTATTCGACCGGCCAGCAAAGCCAGCTGACCAACGTCACCAACATCGCGAATATTCCGGTGGGTGCCCGGGTCGAAGGCAGCGGCGTGGGACGCGAGGTCTATGTCAAGGCGCGCAACGTTTCGGCGCAATCGCTGACGCTGAGCCAGCCGCTGTACAACGCACAGGGCACGCAGAATTACACGTTCCGAAAATTCCAGCACATGCTGGACATGTCCGGCTTTGGCACGCTTGAGCGCTTCGAGATCGACAGCGTCGAGTTCCAGTGCCGGGGCATCTGCTCGGCCCTCAGCCTGTCCACCGACGGGCCGATTTTTACCGTGCGCGACTGCACGTTCAACAAGCCCAAGGACAAGGCCATCACCTCGATTGGCCGGGGCTGTCAGGGCATGCTGGTTGACCGCTGCACTTTTCTGTCGTCGGAATCACCGGAACGGGCGCAGGACCGGGTTTCGGTGGCGATCAACGTGAATGCCAATGACGTCAAGCTGCGCTCGAACCTTGTGCAGCGCTTTGGCAAATTCGCGGTGATGGCCGGCACCTATCACCTGATCCAGGGCAACCATTTCTACCACGGCGACAACGAGCAGAACGCGGTGCGTCAGGCCGGGATCGTGTTGACGTATCCCAATACCGTGACCTCGATCACTGGCAACTACGTCGACAACACGTTCTTCGAGCACACCAACGAGCATGACGCGACGCCGAACTGGAACGGCGAATACAGCTTTGGCGGGCTGTCGGTTACCAACAACGTCTTTCTTGTGTCGAACGTCATTTCCAGTTTCCGGTTCATCGTGGTCAAGCCCTATGGCATCGGGCATTTCCTGTCCGGGCAAGTCGTCACCGGCAATGTGTTTCGCACCGTCAATGCCACGCCCAGCCGGGCGGATGGGGTCAATACCACCTATGCCGACCTCGACTACAGCCGGTTCCGCAACGTGATCTGGCAGCAAAACACCTACAATGGCATCGACACGCAGACCGAAAGCCCGCTGGTGTTGCGCCATGATCAAAGCTCGGCGGCGGCCAGCTGGACGATCTCGACCGGTGGCAAGCTGCCCTATGACGGCTGGGCGCGCACGGTCAGCTCCATCGTGATGGAGGGGCAGGCGAACGGCAGCAGTAACGACGTGCGCACCTCGTGGCCCTATGTCGTGCCGCAACAGGGGAGCAACCGCAATCAGGTGCGGCTGACCTGGCCCAGCGCGACGCGGGGCCGCGTGGTGGTGACGGTGCGCGGCGATAACCCGCTCTGA
- a CDS encoding lysine--tRNA ligase encodes MTSLRDAAMTSKAWPFEEARRLLKRYEKAPPEKGYVLFETGYGPSGLPHIGTFGEVARTTMIKRAFEEISDIPTRLICFSDDLDGMRKVPGNVPNQEMLREYLQMPLTSVPDPFGTHDSFGAHNNAMLRRFLDTFGFEYEFYSATEFYQTGQFDATLRLAAERYDAIMEIMLKSLRDERQQTYSIFLPIHPETGRVLYVPMKEVNAKDATITFDDETGREWTLPVTGGNVKLQWKPDFGARWAALGVDFEMYGKDHSTNTPIYDGICKVLGHRPPEHFSYELFLDENGQKISKSSGNGVSIDEWLTYASTESLSYFMFLKPKTAKRMHFDVIPKAVDEYHQQLRAYPGQTPEQQLANPVWHIHGGNPPASHMVVPFAMLLNLAAVAGATDKSALWGFIKRYAPDATPETHPDLDAAAGFAVRYFNDFVAPKRVFRLPDDQERAAMVDLAGRLKVWDGGLDAEALQSMVFAVGKDHGFENLRAWFKALYEVLLGASEGPRFGGFIALYGINESVALIEQGLAGTLSA; translated from the coding sequence ATGACTTCTCTGCGCGACGCTGCGATGACCTCCAAGGCCTGGCCTTTTGAAGAGGCACGCCGCCTGCTCAAACGCTATGAGAAGGCGCCGCCCGAAAAGGGCTATGTTCTGTTCGAGACCGGCTATGGCCCCTCGGGTCTGCCGCATATCGGCACCTTTGGCGAGGTGGCGCGCACCACGATGATCAAGCGCGCGTTCGAGGAGATCTCGGATATTCCCACGCGGCTGATCTGCTTTTCCGACGATCTGGACGGGATGCGCAAGGTGCCGGGCAATGTGCCCAATCAGGAGATGCTGCGCGAGTATCTGCAGATGCCGCTGACCAGCGTGCCCGATCCGTTCGGCACGCATGACAGCTTTGGCGCGCATAACAACGCCATGCTGCGGCGGTTTCTGGACACGTTCGGGTTCGAGTACGAATTCTATTCGGCCACCGAATTCTACCAGACCGGTCAGTTCGACGCGACCCTGCGCCTTGCGGCCGAACGCTATGACGCGATCATGGAGATCATGCTCAAGTCGCTGCGTGATGAGCGTCAGCAGACCTATTCGATTTTCCTGCCGATCCATCCCGAGACGGGGCGCGTGCTTTACGTCCCGATGAAAGAGGTCAACGCCAAGGACGCGACGATCACTTTCGATGACGAGACGGGCCGCGAATGGACGCTGCCGGTGACCGGCGGCAACGTGAAACTGCAGTGGAAGCCGGATTTCGGTGCGCGCTGGGCGGCGCTGGGCGTCGATTTCGAGATGTATGGCAAGGACCATTCGACCAACACGCCGATCTATGACGGCATCTGCAAGGTGCTGGGCCACCGCCCGCCCGAGCATTTCAGCTATGAGCTGTTTCTGGACGAGAACGGGCAGAAGATCTCGAAATCCTCGGGGAACGGGGTCAGCATTGACGAATGGCTGACCTATGCCTCGACCGAGAGCCTGTCGTATTTCATGTTCCTCAAGCCCAAGACCGCCAAGCGGATGCATTTCGATGTGATCCCCAAGGCGGTGGACGAATATCACCAGCAGCTGCGCGCCTATCCGGGCCAGACGCCCGAGCAGCAACTGGCGAACCCGGTGTGGCACATCCACGGCGGCAACCCGCCCGCGTCGCATATGGTCGTGCCCTTCGCGATGTTGCTCAATCTGGCGGCTGTGGCCGGGGCGACGGACAAATCGGCGCTGTGGGGCTTCATCAAGCGTTACGCGCCCGACGCGACGCCCGAAACCCACCCGGATCTGGACGCCGCGGCCGGGTTTGCCGTGCGCTACTTCAACGATTTCGTCGCGCCCAAGCGGGTTTTCCGCCTGCCCGACGATCAGGAACGCGCCGCGATGGTGGATCTGGCCGGGCGGCTCAAGGTCTGGGACGGCGGTCTGGATGCCGAGGCGTTGCAGTCGATGGTCTTTGCCGTGGGCAAGGACCACGGGTTCGAAAACCTGCGCGCGTGGTTCAAGGCGCTTTATGAGGTGCTGCTGGGCGCGTCCGAGGGGCCGCGTTTCGGCGGGTTCATCGCGCTCTATGGCATCAACGAGTCGGTGGCGCTGATCGAGCAAGGGCTGGCGGGAACGCTGAGCGCCTGA
- a CDS encoding OmpA family protein produces the protein MRLATGLAILATGVVALGWWARAEYAPFLQERLALSAQTVAAASVHGVQATVSGRDITVSGLADGPGEQVALIAALDGLRGRRVVVDRLEVLPVADPYVLHVARRGGVLTTRGSVPSDAAQAMLQGEGVDGLTLAAGAPDAHWPEAAMAGLGGLNALEEGHFDLTGRSLSLLGLARTSAEEQAAHAAVADILPEGYDFIAAIDVLDDGTPPAYQLHYTAEAGPWLQGKLPLGVSAGDVAAALGLEDIDDGARVALLGEPGQVSPVVSALASWLGEVETLDVAVSPGGTVVDAGFGAGADLDLLGAALGADLARASNGLTLHLNQVVPEVAEGSERVHALSGRAEVLSGGYWLPVAGFAPTMQSCAENTDATLAANHIGFVTGSARLDARARSAVNAVAGVMRACVTAGLRAEIGGHTDATGATAANLTLSQSRAEAVRTALVARGVPADGMTAQGYGAAQPVGENDTETGRAANRRTAVRWIE, from the coding sequence ATGCGTCTGGCGACGGGGCTGGCGATTTTGGCAACGGGTGTGGTGGCGCTGGGCTGGTGGGCGCGGGCTGAATACGCGCCCTTCCTGCAAGAGCGTCTCGCGTTATCCGCGCAGACGGTCGCCGCAGCCTCGGTTCATGGGGTGCAGGCCACGGTTTCCGGGCGCGACATTACCGTTTCCGGGCTGGCCGATGGCCCCGGTGAACAGGTCGCGCTGATCGCGGCCCTTGATGGGTTGCGCGGGCGGCGGGTGGTGGTGGACCGGCTTGAGGTGCTGCCGGTCGCTGATCCTTACGTCTTGCATGTGGCGCGGCGCGGCGGGGTGTTGACCACGCGCGGTTCGGTGCCGAGCGACGCGGCGCAGGCGATGCTGCAGGGCGAGGGTGTCGACGGGTTGACGCTGGCTGCCGGTGCTCCTGATGCGCATTGGCCCGAGGCGGCGATGGCCGGGCTGGGTGGGTTGAATGCTCTGGAAGAGGGGCATTTCGACCTGACCGGGCGCAGTCTGTCGCTGCTGGGATTGGCCCGCACCTCAGCCGAGGAGCAGGCCGCGCATGCCGCCGTCGCGGATATTCTGCCCGAAGGGTATGATTTCATTGCGGCAATTGACGTGCTCGATGACGGCACGCCGCCCGCCTATCAGCTGCACTACACAGCCGAGGCGGGGCCTTGGCTGCAGGGCAAGCTGCCGTTGGGTGTAAGTGCGGGCGATGTGGCGGCGGCGTTGGGGCTTGAGGACATTGACGATGGCGCGCGGGTGGCCTTGCTGGGCGAACCGGGGCAGGTCTCGCCGGTGGTGAGTGCGCTGGCGTCGTGGCTGGGCGAGGTCGAGACGCTGGACGTGGCAGTATCGCCCGGGGGTACGGTGGTGGATGCCGGGTTCGGGGCCGGGGCGGATCTGGATCTGCTGGGCGCAGCGCTGGGCGCAGATCTGGCGCGGGCTTCGAACGGGCTGACGCTGCATCTCAATCAGGTGGTGCCCGAGGTGGCGGAGGGCAGCGAGCGGGTTCATGCGCTGAGCGGGCGGGCCGAGGTGCTGTCCGGCGGGTACTGGCTGCCGGTGGCAGGGTTTGCGCCGACGATGCAGAGCTGTGCCGAGAACACCGATGCCACGCTGGCGGCGAACCACATCGGCTTTGTGACCGGCTCGGCGCGGCTCGATGCGCGCGCCCGCAGTGCGGTGAACGCGGTGGCGGGGGTGATGCGCGCCTGCGTGACGGCGGGGCTGCGGGCCGAGATCGGCGGGCATACCGATGCGACCGGCGCCACTGCGGCCAACTTGACGCTGAGCCAGAGCCGGGCCGAGGCGGTGCGCACGGCGCTGGTGGCGCGGGGCGTGCCGGCCGATGGGATGACGGCGCAAGGGTATGGCGCCGCGCAGCCGGTTGGCGAGAATGACACCGAAACCGGCCGGGCGGCCAACCGGCGCACGGCTGTGCGCTGGATCGAATGA
- a CDS encoding DUF1194 domain-containing protein, with protein sequence MSRFRLPFIALLALGLSASSASACRLALALGFDVSRSVDGADYRNQTDGIIAALANPTVRDLLLRPEQPVAVAVYEWAGQYRQTLLADWVLLDSLGTIDALAQRIETHHRVDNSLTAVGSALVYGRDLLHRAPQDCPWHTLDLAGDGQNNDGYEPARVYAEGGFDGIVVNGLVIGEHDPEVRAWYERHVLHGPGAFAEYAVTHAEFADAFLRKLIRELTEPMLGMTEVPATQG encoded by the coding sequence ATGAGCCGCTTTCGTCTGCCGTTTATCGCCCTCCTCGCCCTTGGTCTTTCGGCCAGTTCCGCCTCGGCCTGCCGTCTGGCGTTGGCCTTGGGCTTTGATGTCTCGCGCTCGGTCGACGGGGCGGATTACCGCAACCAGACCGATGGCATCATCGCCGCCTTAGCCAACCCCACCGTGCGTGACCTGTTGCTGCGGCCCGAGCAGCCCGTCGCCGTGGCGGTGTACGAATGGGCCGGGCAGTATCGCCAGACCCTGCTGGCCGACTGGGTACTGCTCGACAGTCTCGGGACCATCGACGCACTTGCCCAACGCATCGAGACCCATCACCGCGTGGACAACAGCCTGACCGCCGTCGGCAGCGCGCTGGTCTATGGCCGCGACCTGCTGCACCGCGCGCCTCAGGATTGCCCGTGGCACACGCTGGATCTGGCCGGCGACGGCCAGAATAACGACGGCTACGAACCCGCCCGCGTCTATGCCGAAGGGGGCTTTGACGGGATTGTGGTCAACGGGCTGGTGATCGGCGAGCACGACCCCGAGGTGCGCGCCTGGTACGAGCGCCACGTCCTGCACGGCCCCGGCGCCTTTGCCGAATACGCCGTCACCCACGCCGAATTCGCCGACGCCTTCCTGCGCAAACTGATTCGCGAGCTGACCGAGCCGATGCTGGGCATGACCGAAGTCCCCGCCACGCAGGGTTAA